Within Triticum dicoccoides isolate Atlit2015 ecotype Zavitan chromosome 1B, WEW_v2.0, whole genome shotgun sequence, the genomic segment TCTATAAATTTTGGAAATGTATTCTCTAGTAAATGTGCCAAGGGCTGCTATATCATAGGTTCTCCCTTTTTACATTCAattgtgatctaaacgctcttatatttctttacagagggagagggagtaCTTGACAACCTGCATGATCGGATAACCTATTTTATACTTTTTATAAGTCTGACTTTTGTCCATCTTCTTTTTCGTTTCTCTAAAATTTGGATGTTATTTTCTGTGGGCCATTCAAAGACATCACATCACTTCAAAAATCCCTCTGTTTGAAGTTCTGTAAGAATTCATATCACTTGATATCCTATTTGTGTCTGTTATTTTGGACTAAGTTTCGCAAGAACTTTACTTCAATTGTTCAGTTAATTTCCCACGGTAACAGAAAAAAAGATCAAGGTCCTTCTCCAATCACTCCCAGGCCTTCCCACAGACAAAAACAGACGAAAGAATGAAAGATGCATATCCATCGCCTCAGGTGTACGGGGTAATACCTtgattattacacacaaaaaaaacatgTAATACCTTGACGAGATGAATAGAAATGATtctcagaaaataaaaaaaatatgcaaATTCGTTCCAAGCCTTTCAGAACTCTCTCTTTTTTTAATGAAAGAACTTTAAAGTTCATAACGCATCTTCATGAGGTTTGCAGGTTCAGTTCACACAGATTCTCGGTGTCGTCCAGCGATGTACAATGATCAAACATATCAGAATTCAGAACATGAAAATTCCCACCAGAAACACAAGCTCTGTACTTTCAACATTTTTGTGATCAAAGAGAAATATAGGTGCTATTTCATGGGTATAAAATCTATGCCGGGGCTCAAGCGATCTCTCAAGAACAATGCCTACAGGATGGTGATACAAATGTACGCTGCACAGCTGAACTGAACGCATGTCAAGGTGTGGCCTGTGACAACGCAGATCCAATCTGACACATGAGAGGGTACACTGGACTGAACTCCTTGTCTCCACGGGACCTGACCTTCATCTCATAGTCGTCCAGGGTTGCCTTCACGCCCTTCCAGATCTGATCCTCGCCTTGTGAATCAAGCCACAGAGAGTACTGCAGCGGCGTCAGCTTGTTCCGCTGTAAGGGCGAGTGTAGCTCATCCGGCCCTCGCGAATATAGGTGGTGGAGGATCACGCTGGGTGGCAAGTCCTGAAGGAGTGGAGACTTGTCAAGCTGAGATGTCTCCAGGAATAGGACGGGGCGGAACGCACGCAATGCCCGGTATGGAGAGCCCAGCTGCTCCACTGGAAACAGATTCTGACCGACGGCTAGCTCCAGCTCGGCCATGTCCCTAGCCATTCTCAACTTCCCTGCTTCAGAGAGTGGCCTGACAAGAGAAGCGTGTCTTATGAAGAATATAAGGATCCTTGAGGCCATCCTTCTAACCATTATGGTACATATGGTCTCTGAGCGGGAGGCTGATGATGGCAGAAGCTTTGACAAGAACTCGCTGCGGAAGTGGACGGCACACTTCTGAAGCTCCTCCATGTAGGCTGATGCATTATTGTCCATCGCTCCATCCATTCCATCAGCTCCAAAGTCCTGCTCGTGCATTTGCAGAATGCATGATTCCAGACGATCGAGCATTGCTTGGAATAGGGAGGTCACCGAATCACAAGCAACCCCATATATGACCCCGAGAGATGGGGAAAGGACTTCAGAAGCAACATTTGGGAGTGTTGACAGGATGCTTGAAATACGTGTGTGAACCTCGTGGAGATGTAGACACAGAGCAAAGTTTTTTAATTGAGCTGGAGTCACTGTGCCAGTAACTTGACGGGCTTCAGGGCCAGTAGAGATCTACATTTGAAGCAAAATATATGTCAGCAAATGCGCACAATAATGGAAGTGATGCCAATAACTGCACAAGTGTATGCACATATACAAGGCAGCACATACGAGGAAAGAAGAGAGGCATTATCAAATGCATATGAAGGATAGACATGCAGTAAGACTATAATAAGTAAGACAATGAAAAAGAAGACTGTCATCTAGCAGCACCAACAGGTATAGCCATTGCAGTTATAGGCTCAGATGATGCGTGCCCCTTTTACTTCCCTAGAAAGGCAATCCAGCCTTTCTGTAGGAAAAGATTGAGGGACAGCTGACACTACTGAATGGGAATGCACATGAAGACAGGGATAAATTAAGCAGTGTGCTACAGGACAGCGTTTTCTCATGATTTCTCCTGTTTGATGTACTCTATTTATTTTCTTCCGTTACTTGCAGCATTCTATACGTATGTAACAGAACAAAAAGTTTAGTCAATGAAACCAACAAGAAAGCACTACTTTTATGGATGCAACCACAGCTACCACAACCCGGGGGAAAGCTGGCCCAAACAATCACAGACCTGACTAAAACCTGCATATTTATTGGTCTCAATGGGTAAGTTTGATTTTCTGACAAGTGTGAGCAGGAGTTTTGAAGTCCAGAAGATGAGAAGAATCAAACTATGAGCGGCATCTAATAATAAAGGTTAGGACGGGAGGTGACTGATTAGGTTCCCACTCAACTCAGCAGTGAAAAACCAACCCGCTCAAGACAATGAGCTAGCAGATACAACTATAATCGCCTAAGGAGACAACACTGATTTTCTGCTTCTCGGGCATGCGGACACCATGCGTATGGctagaagccaagggaaaatgcttCTCCCTAGTTGGAAGGGATTAAGATCAAAGCATCTTTAAAGCTGAAGCACTACTGCTCAAGACAATCGACACATGTCCCAAGCCAAGGTTGGGAGAAATTCAACAATGTGGAAGAGCTAAAACGATAGCAAAAACAAGTATAGAGAAGTtccaaacacattactgggaacttATACTCAATGCAGCCTGACATGAGGAGCATTTGTTAAAATTTGATGAATAAATTGAGAAAGCAAAAACTACCTACAGACTTACAAAAATAATTAGTAGAAAATAGTGTGTACCTGATATTCAGCTCGTTGTGCTAAAAGAAGCAAGATCTTTCCAATTTCACGTAGAACAAGAAGCAGCAAATGCCCATGAGTTCGCACAacttcaatttcctcttggatgcgagATATTAGCCTTGATATTTGATCCTTCGATGGTATACTTCCACGGTTTGACATAGGAAATATGCTATTGATGTAATCAGAAAGGCGACTCTGACTAAGAGCCAAAAAGGCGGTCTGGAATATCTCAATGGCTGCAACCATGTGATCTTTTCCTTCGGGAGTAAGCGCTGGAAGGGTACCCTTTACATCAGTATCTCTTGAAATCCTCTCAAGAAGGTTCTCAATCATTGAGAACAGTCTCGGATACCCAAGAGTAAATATTTCCTTGACAAAGCTTGACGCAGTAAAGACAGATTTCAGCTGACTTGCAAAGGCCTTAACAATCGCATCCCATACTCTCTCTGTCAAAAGAGGCTCACCCTCCTGCAAAAGAATTTCTGTCAGTATAAGTTCAAGCACATAGAACAAATAATTATTTAAGAAAGAACAAGGAAGGGATCAAGACACAGGATGTGCCTGTTAAGTGTTAGCGCAATACTTTGGAAACAAGCGAACATACCAAATATATTAAACTATCGTTGCAAGTGTAAACAAATCTGAGGCAATGTAGGAACTAGGAACAGTGACATAGAAAAATTTAGAATCTGATTGCAGATAAAACATGGAACACCCCACTTCAACTCTGAAGAACAGAAGCTGTGATTATAGAAGCTAGAAGGCGCTATGCATTTACCAATGTATCAGTCTAGTCTGCATTTGAAGGCTGGGTACCATGAATAGATATTCAGGTGGGGGAGCTCCCCCTCTGGTGATTCTAAAAAAAaaggatactccctccgtttttatttactctgcatattagagttgactgaagtcaaacttcataaagtttgaccaagtttatagaaaaaagtacAAACATATactataacaaatctatatgatgtgaaagtacattcaataataaatctaatggtatttatttgttattgtatatgttaatatttttgtttataaattttgtcaaagtttacaaaacttgactttgactaaAGCTAATACGTggactaaataaaaacagagggagtagtacttaaTTTAACCATCTAACTGATATCTTATACCTGATCCTAGGCATGCACTAGCTTAGCCCTAGCGAAAACTATTAGATGATAACAGAATCATCAATTTCAATCAACAGAAGGGCTGGCTGCTCTCGACGACGGGGTGGTAATGAGATGCTGGGAGATGGGAGTTATTGGTGGATTGAGTGGGGGGAGGATTGCCCTCCCAGTTCGAATTTTTTTCCAGGAAGTTTCAACCATCGTTAACTATGACAACAATCGCGACCGGCTATTAAGATCCTCACGACTATTGTAGTGCGGTACGCTCCGCCCTCTAGCGACCTCTACTCTAATCAAAAGACTAGAGGCCCCTACGGGAGGAAAAATAGGACTATTTTGTGTAATCAACTAATCAATAACATTGCTATTTGATATACCATATAATCCCCACCAGCAAAACTAAAGTCTAGTCAACATGTTAGTCAAAAAAAAAGTCTAGTCAACATAAGAACTGAAAAACAGTGAAACCTAAACATATACTGGTATATTCATTTTCTGTGTGCATATGTCATTTCGTATCTCTTTGACTGCCTATATATCCCATAATTCTCAAGTGACAGTCATACTACCAAAAAAATCATGATATAGAGCATGTTCAATGCATCTAGGTTCTAATTGTCATTTCCATCAATTTGAAATCCTCATCATTAATTCAAAGATCGTGGCTCACCTGCCAAACCTCCTCAAGGAACAGCATTTGTGTGAACGGCACACGCTTCTTGGTGAGCACAGTTTGCAGCTGCCATGCAGCGGTGACTGCCCGATGCAGCTCCTCCATGCACTGCCTCATCCTTTCCCATAGTGCATCCGCTGCCCTCTTACTGCCACCAAGCTGTGGCGTGCCGCTTCTCTGCACGCCTCCAGGGCCGCCTCCACCACCAGCCATCGATATCGCCTTCATGTCCAGTGCCACGGTCACGCTCTTCGCCCCTGTTGCTTTGCACTTCCCCACGAGCCCCTCAACCGCCGGCTTCAGTTCTCCAAGATTGTAGTACACCTGCAGACCGCACCAGATGTCGTTCTGGTTCGACTCGGTGATGCCACGGTCGATCACAGCACTGGCCTCCGATCGGAGCTTGGAGGCGGCAGCATCAACCTTGCGCATTTCCTCATCAACGGCATTGATGCCGGAGAGGTTCTTCTCCTCGTATAGGAGGCGGATCTCGCGATGGAGCTCAGCCTGGCGGGCGAGGTCGGGGGCAGgggaggaggcgaggaggcgtgaggAGAGGCGGACGAGACGGTGGGAGtggaggaggaggtcggcggtggcgaggaggctggagagggaggaggaggagagcgcgaGGTGGGCGCGCGGCGCCGAGAGGTGAGATGAGAGTAGGGAGAGGTGGGAGAAGAGGAGGCGGAGGTTGGAGGGGAGACTGGAGAGGNNNNNNNNNNNNNNNNNNNNNNNNNNNNNNNNNNNNNNNNNNNNNNNNNNNNNNNNNNNNNNNNNNNNNNNNNNNNNNNNNNNNNNNNNNNNNNNNNNNNNNNNNNNNNNNNNNNNNNNNNNNNNNNNNNNNNNNNNNNNNNNNNNNNNNNNNNNNNNNNNNNNNNNNNNNNNNNNNNNNNNNNNNNNNNNNNNNNNNNNNNNNNNNNNNNNNNNNNNNNNNNNNNNNNNNNNNNNNNNNNNNNNNNNNNNNNNNNNNNNNNNNNNNNNNNNNNNNNNNNNNNNNNNNNNNNNNNNNNNNNNNNNNNNNNNNNNNNNNNNNNNNNNNNNNNNNNNNNNNNNNNNNNNNNNNNNNNNNNNNNNNNNNNNNNNNNNNNNNNNNNNNNNNNNNNNNNNNNNNNNNNNNNNNNNNNNNNNNNNNNNNNNNNNNNNNNNNNNNNNNNNNNNNNNNNNNNNNNNNNNNNNNNNNNNNNNNNNNNNNNNNNNNNNNNNNNNNNCGGAGGAGAAGTCGGAGGGGGAGAAGGACGGGGAGAGGAAGGCGGAGAGGACGGGATCGGAGGCGAAGGCGTCGAGCggggaggcggggtcgggggaggaggaggtgggggaaggAGGCGAGGCGAAGGAGCTTCCGGTGATGAGGTCCTTGGACGTCGGCGAGAGCAGGAGGCGCGGCGTGGCTGGGGCGGCCATGGCGGTGGCCGTCGCCGGGGCGGGTGGTGGATCTGGGGGTAGGAGAGATCCGGAAGACTCACTACTCACTAGGCGTCATTTGGTCGCTAGAAGGTTGAGAAAATTGgctaatttcacgaaaaaaaaaacCCTTTTCCACTAATTTTCGATTTTTAACATGAATGTCAACGCTTTATTTTTATTCACTGTCACGCTGTATTTACAGAGGGAACATTTTTCACATTACGAAAGCCGATATCTTTTTTCAGGATGAAAATAGATCTtattcaactactccctccgtttcataagaGCATGTACAATAGGGACAACATAATGTAGCACTAGAACGGCAGGTGCTGGTCCAATCGATATGGCCAAGTAGCGGAGATCAAACCGCATGATGCATTAGTAGGAAAGCaagtttagcacatgtaacatgacaACTTAATCAAAGAGGTGCTACTTGCCGAAACCCAACCCCCTTGTGTGTGTGTATCTATTAAGGATGAAAATGCAAAGACTATATCAAGATGGAAATGTATCAACGAATTAATAAAAAAAAGCTCAATGATCAAACCTCTCATATAGCTGTTTTGAGCCACAAAATCCAAAACAATATAGTAGTGCAATGTTCGACACTGAAAGTAATTCATCGGACATTTGACCTCATGAATTGTTCAAAACAATAAATAAGTGCAGCTTGCCGCACCCCCACCAGGTGCAGCCATACCCAACCCGCTAACAAAGCAAAATACAACATAGCATGATACCTATGAGGTGCCAGAGGAATATTTAGATAGTTATGATGGTTGTCAATTCTGATGGGCCGCTGACCAAAGGGTTATAGGCATTTCATATCAAATATGTAGCAACAGCAAGCACCAATCCAGGTTATGTAGACACAAAGGATAGATACTTGATGTATTACAGGAAATGCGGCATGATAGAATAGGATTAGGAGTACATAGGATCATAATAATTAGACCAGGTTGTGCATATAGAGGAAGCATTCAGTAGTGCATCAGGGGAGAAAATAACACAAAAATATCGAAGCAAACCGTTCATACAGAAGACCAGCGACAATTACATAAGCTACCATGATCATCCTGCATTGCATACATAAGTTTGCATCCATCCCCTTCATCTTCTAAACGAACAGGGTGCAGGCAGTAGAACAACAAAAGTCTATCATAGACACCAACATAAGTATTGTGTTCCCGTGGACAACATAACAACATCAGCCAACCAGAAGTGCCAAATACAGAAATAAATGTATGCCAACCAACATGACGTGACATAATTAGAGCCAGCAGAGAAACCAGACACTGTTGTAGACCATCCGAAGCTACGCCTCCATAGCCAAAGATCACTCCTATGAGCATCGATATTGGCCAGGGGCAGGGCCATCACCACACAACGCTGCAAACCTGAAGATCATGGACAAACAAATATGAATCAGGAACAAAGCATCTCGATCAGATGCAAATTAAAAGACCCTCGTATCCATCTGAATCAGTTTTTAGATGACAAACAATAAACCATGGCAATaaaaaatagtactccctctgttccaaaatagatgacccaactttgtactaacttcaatacaaagttgggtcatctattttggaacagagggagtagtcaaCAACCATAGGCCAGGAAATAGCATCAGTCATTCCTTTATCTTACCATGGAAGCATCATATATCATCGATCTATATTGTAAGAACTATGTATAAGAATGAGAACTGGAGTTATACCCTTTTGCTTTAGTGAAGCAGGGAGGCTGACATGGAGGCCGAGGAAGCCATAGAGGCAGTTATAGATGACGTCGTGTATGTCGATCGTCCACTCAACCTCCGTCTCCACCAACACCTCTTGCAATGACTCTTTCCTCATCCATGCACACAATCGAATCCATGGAGGAGAGAAGACCAAGGTGAGATGGGCTCGGGACCATCCTAAAGAAAATGGAGGTTGGAGGGTTTGATACCTCGGAGGCCAAATGTGCCTCAATGGCAGCTCCACCCTCATCAGCATGGTCACGAAAACAAAGATAATTGTCCGCACATCTTATTGCCACCTTTATTGTGCCTCATACCTAGCTGAAGTTCCTGATAATTGTTTGCCAGAAACCATCTTGTTATCTTGGGAAAGTATAAGCAGAACACAAGAACATGAATAAAGTTGAAAACTTTAAATGCATACATGACATTTAATTAAGCAAAACATTATTAGTCATAACAGAAGGAGATAAAGAAAGTCAGAAGCTTGTCATTATTTAAACTGAATATGTTTAAAGTCCCTATCTGATTTAGACTAAGCAGGAGAACATCTGATACAACTAATAAAGCAAACATCCATAAAGATTTTTAAATTGCCAAACTTTATAGAAAGAAGAACCGGACTATTTAATATCTAACAGATGTGGAGCAACTGAGCATGTCAAACAGAATTAAACCAACTGTTTCGCTGAGATTTTAAATTGGGTTAATCGGTTAAGCCATCTTTTAAGTTGAATGATAGTATGGTGCCAAACAGAACATGTTTTTTAGAATACATATTGAATAATATAAACTGAATTTCAACTTGGATCATCCGATACTAACACATACAGTATTTTTCGACTTGGAATATAATTGTACCAAACCACAAGTATTCTTCCATTTGGATATACATGGGACCAAAAAACGTAACTAAAACTGCACCAATGATATGACAACTACGTCAACCAAAAAGATTCCATAAGACATAACAATTTGTGCAGGAGGGGCAATTCATGCACACTGCAAAGAAAATTCCTCGAGACTTGATTGAATAATATAAACTGAATTTCAACCTGAACAACGCTTCCATCTCATTCATCGAGACTTGATTTAATTTTAGAAAAAGAAACCTGAATCAAACAACCCAAACAGTGGTAAGAATAAATTGGGAGGAGGAGCTCACATGAAGAGGTGCAAGCTGAGAGAGGATACCACGGTGGGAGGCGCAGGCCTTCGGTGACCTTCACAGGAGCAGGGTAGCAGACTTCTGTCATCAGTGGTGGATCTCAATCTGGACAAAGCATCCACCATT encodes:
- the LOC119350472 gene encoding conserved oligomeric Golgi complex subunit 5-like, which encodes MAAPATPRLLLSPTSKDLITGSSFASPPSPTSSSPDPASPLDAFASDPVLSAFLSPSFSPSDFSSLPSNLRLLFSHLSLLSSHLSAPRAHLALSSSSLSSLLATADLLLHSHRLVRLSSRLLASSPAPDLARQAELHREIRLLYEEKNLSGINAVDEEMRKVDAAASKLRSEASAVIDRGITESNQNDIWCGLQVYYNLGELKPAVEGLVGKCKATGAKSVTVALDMKAISMAGGGGGPGGVQRSGTPQLGGSKRAADALWERMRQCMEELHRAVTAAWQLQTVLTKKRVPFTQMLFLEEVWQEGEPLLTERVWDAIVKAFASQLKSVFTASSFVKEIFTLGYPRLFSMIENLLERISRDTDVKGTLPALTPEGKDHMVAAIEIFQTAFLALSQSRLSDYINSIFPMSNRGSIPSKDQISRLISRIQEEIEVVRTHGHLLLLVLREIGKILLLLAQRAEYQISTGPEARQVTGTVTPAQLKNFALCLHLHEVHTRISSILSTLPNVASEVLSPSLGVIYGVACDSVTSLFQAMLDRLESCILQMHEQDFGADGMDGAMDNNASAYMEELQKCAVHFRSEFLSKLLPSSASRSETICTIMVRRMASRILIFFIRHASLVRPLSEAGKLRMARDMAELELAVGQNLFPVEQLGSPYRALRAFRPVLFLETSQLDKSPLLQDLPPSVILHHLYSRGPDELHSPLQRNKLTPLQYSLWLDSQGEDQIWKGVKATLDDYEMKVRSRGDKEFSPVYPLMCQIGSALSQATP